The genome window ATTTATTGGAGTAATGCATTCATTGACTTCTGTAACCTATTTGTTATGAGCTATGGCATATACTTATTAATACTAGTTTTATTTTTATAGCTTAAAGGGATGAGGAAAGTCGTGATCACCAAAGTGTCaccaatacatttaaaaatagtTGCCAAGTGAATTGTTTGTATATGTATTTCTGTAATTACAGAAAATTACAGTTGCTAGTCATATCTTTAAATATGTCCGCAGTGATTGTTAAATATAACAACTTTGAAATGTGTTATGAGTGAGGAAAATGTAAATATCTGTTTTGTTAGAAAAGTATGGTACATATAGCTAAATACATATAAAAAAGAATGATCTCtttgaatgtgatacaaaacaatcTCAAACACTGATAGTAGACAAAATCTGTTCTTTTATTATGAATTCCCTATTTTATTTGACCAGACAAATGTCATTTGGAACTCTGCAGTCAGTGAGGAAAAAGGTACCTACATTTCTCCTAATGCCATTAGTGTAAATAGGAGTTTAAGAGAGCAGAAGCACACATTGGAATAACGCCAAAGGCATGTAACTACAAGACTGTAACAAAGGACTAAGATGACATTAGTTGTACTTGAATGAACCACATTTATGATCACTTGACAAGTGGATACAGTCATTTTGGTCAATGGGCAATCTACATAACCATGAAGGAGGTCAATAGCTATGCACATTGGTGTTCTGACCCCACTGTTCAGACAAATAATTCAAGTCATGTGGTGTTGGAAATGAGGGGCATTTACATAGAACTGCATTTCAATGGGTACATATTTACATTGCCAACTGATAAATGCCCATTGATTGTCATTAAGTAAACATTATTTTATGAAACATTCAACTATTCCTAAGTAAATGGTGTTTTGAAATAACTTGCTAAAAGCTCATTAAAAAAGTTCCAAAGCATTGCAACAGCTTGTTGAGATTATTGACAGTTCAAGTAAGTATACACAGGTCTTATTTTTATATTGGCATAATGCAAACTGAACTGCTTTTGTTTTGATTGCTAGTGCTACTCTATGACAACAAATCAGATGTCAAACTGTGTAGCATCATCCTCTTAGTTTTACATTTTAATACAAGTTACAGTCCACGTTTAGCACCTCTGTAGTGTATATAGATATATTGTTCACTGTCTGGCtgcttatatacagtgccttcagaaagttttcagacgCTTgaatctttccacattttgttacgtcacagccttatgctaaaattgattaaataacaataccctataatgacaaagcgaaaacaggtttttagagatttttgctaAATCTGGCACCATCATgtcgtggggatgtttttcaacagcagggattgggagactagtcaggatcgagggaaagatgaacggagcaaagtacagagagatccttgatgaaaacctgctccagagcgctcaggacctcagacttgggcaaaggttcactttccgacaggacaacgaccctaagcacacagtcaagacaacgcaggagtggcttcgggacaagtctctgaattgagtggcccagtcagagcatctctggagaaacctgaaaatagctgtgaagcaacgctccccattcaacctgacaaagcttgagaggaatgggagaaactccccaaatacaggtgtgccaagcttgtagcgtcatacacaagaagactcaaggctgtaatttctgccaaaggtacttctacaaagtactgagtaaagggtctgaatacttatgtaaatatgatatctgttgttttttgttgttgcaaaaatGGCTAAaaccttgtttttgctttgtcattatggggtattgtgtgtagattgatgaggaaatctttttatttaatacattttacaataaccCTATAaagtaacaaaaatgtggaaaaagtaaagggttcTGTACATTATCACCAAAGAtattttataactaacccaagatagaccacagcctgtcgtttccaatgtaagcaaattaatcatagtgggcagaacaaacgAGGTGGGCATAGCCAAGCAAAAGCTAGCGAGAGTCTATTGGTGCgttctagcatgtatttgcatatttctgttagggaaTGTCTACTCTGAAATTTGCCCTTGCACTCCTAAATAATGCAATTTTttaaaactttggcaaagggtaaagtctacaaaacttagtccactctgttcgtaacagttttggaaacagaaaactgtattgagatcaaatgtgaCACCGAAGAGAAAATTTGCAGAATGTCTTCTCCCACTgctggccactgggcttcctctcaccacCATATTTGGTAATGAGTGaaaacgccaaccggatgcttcacatttatacatctggtGAAATATCTTTCTCATTGTTCTGTGTTATCACAATCTCTAGCAATACAATGCATGCCCACCTCAATCTCTAgcaatacatacacatattttAATAAGTGGTGTTTATTGTTTGGTACCCATCTCTCACTCTACATGTTCCTGGTAGATGATTGTTGATCAGGACAGAAGACGGGTACGTTCATCTGAAGGTATTTTCCTCTTGATCTGAGGAGCCCTTTAGATCCAAACAAATAAAAGCAAATTTGGGAAAAATTTACATTTCTCCGAACCGGTTACTTTTTTCAAAtgactttcaatttttttttatgttaATAAACAAAATATATGATGGAATCATTACCTTCTTTCTCGTGCTCCTTGACAGAGAAAATATATACCAAGAAAGAAAgcctgaggagaggaggacacaTTAGTTGTATTCAGACATCCCAGTTTTTTACTTGGCCCAGGGCTAAGACCCAtgtgggggagaaaaaaaaaatacgtGACCTCAATTACTCTCACTAACTAGCATAAATAATGTGTTGATGTCAAAGCAAGCAACTTAGCACAGAAATTTGAGTTACCCATCCGTAGCGTCATTAGTGTCAAAGGCAGGACTGACAGTATTGAAGTGTGTATAATAGGATAGGTAAATAGCCATACTCACGGCTAAAAAGGCCAGGCCTCCTTGAACAGAAGCAGCCCACTCAAAGCTCAGCTGCTGTGTGGTGAAGCCACCAAGCGTTGGACCACAAAACATTCTGAACAAATAAAAAACACCTTTGTTTAGGATTCATAACTCCAAACTCGAACCTTCAAATCATGCCTCAGAGTGTTAATATGACAAATACTTTAAGCACATACCCAATGGACCACACTGCTCCAAACAATCCAGACACCAGTCCAAGAGTGCTCAGCCCCTCCTCAAATCCATTTTCACTGCCATTGGAAAATTATCAATATTATTCCGTGTTCTGCACCTCATGCACTATGATGACACCTGTTTTTCTAAGTGAAAGTGGACATTGTAAATATAGTATatttgtatacgtgtgtgtgtgtgtgtgtgtgtgtatgtgccctGGTGTATGTAAATGCTTATCTCACTATGCACAGTTGAGTATTTCAGGGAAGGTGGGGATGGCAATCATGCTTAGAGAGAATCCTATGACACCCAGCATGAAGACCAACAGCCACAGCTGACTACAGAgacaaaaaaaagtataattcttATTGTTAGTATAATAGCAGTACAATTATAGTAATAATAGTGCATTTCACACTGATAATAACAGATTCGGACCTCTGGATCTGCAGAATGGGGACAGGACCTAAGAACCAGAAACCAGTTGCTGTAGACAAGCCTCCTAGCACCATCAACCATGGCCTCGTGGACTGGAAACACAACCCGAAGGTAAAATCACATTATTGTTTATGTGTGTAAAAGAGAAGTTGTGACTTCGATACACCACTGGCATTGGTTGGTATAGTGTTGGGTTAACTGTACTCACAGGAAACCGGTCACTAACGATACCAAGCAGAGGTGAGGCCAGACAGTAAGGCAACGACAGGCCAAGCAAGAGAAGACCCACATAACCTGGAGAGAGGTCAAACTACATGTAGAAACAAAGGAGAAACATATTAAGGTATCGAGGTCCATCCTACTAGACAAAACAATCACATTTGGAAATGCATTTTTCAAATATGAGGCTTTCAATTATACCAGGGTTTGGAAAATGCCAGTTCAGTCAATTCATTAAGTAaactgaattgaaattgaattttaCCCAACCATGGTATATGCCTGGCTTTACCTTATCAATGGCATATATGGACAAGGTTGCATCCAGAAAGCCAAGTCCAGAGCTCAGGGTGAATATGGCAAAGCAAATAAGGACTATCTTCAGACGTGTGAACAGCCTGAAGAAGGAGTCCTTGGTAGGATCAGCAGCTGAACAGTGGAACAAACAGATTAATATAATTTGGCACAAAATATCGTCACATGAATCatttaacccccccccaaaaaaatacaaaatagtgTCATAacgacaaataaaaacagaacgTGGTCTCAAAATGACGGTCTCTTTTCGAATCAGAAAACGTAAACATGGGCCTcctgggtggcgcagtggtctaaggcagagattctgggttcgagcccaggctctgccgcagccggccgcgaccgggaggctcatggggcgacgcacaattggcccagcatcgtccgggttagggagggtttggccggcagggttatccttgtctcatcgcgcactagcgactcctgtggcgggccgggcgcagtgcatgctgaccaggtcgctaggtgtatggtgtttcctccgacacattggtgtgtcgGAGGATGTGTGTAgtatcaagaagcagtgcggcttggttgggttgtgttttggaggacgcatggctctctcccgagtctgtacgggagttgcagcaatgagacaagacagtaactactaccaattggatacaacgaaattggggagaaaaaggaataaaataataataaaaaaataaaaacttaaaCATTCAGTTAACAATTGACACACTTTATTCTTCAATGGGGGAATGTAACtaggactcccgagtggcgcagtggtctcagtgcaagaggcatcactgcagtccctggttcgaatccaggctgcttCACATCTGGccgcgattgggagtcccatactgtggcgcacaattggcccagcgctgtctggggtaggctgtcattgtaaataaacatttgttcttaactgacttgcctagttaaataaaaaaaatgagttTATAGACAGACGACTATTAGTTAAAAGTTCATGAATAAACAGTTACCAAAGCTTGGTAAGATGTAGATGTTGAAGGGGACCATAAGAAATAGAAAGCATCCCAGAGCCATGAAAGGGACTTCGTATCCAAATGACTGATACAGCCATCCACCTATTGGTGGTCCCAGTATCAGACCCAGCCCTGTAAAGATCTCCAAACTACCCTGTGAAGACAAATTCAACATAGTAAACGGCCACATGCAGTTTTACCTCGTACCCACAGGCTTTTGTTTACAATTCCAAACAGAATCCAATTGTATCATCATATCATTACGACCAAATAGAGGAACTAGTCACGATGCCTGTTGCTAAGGAGGCTTTCAGACAGCCACAACACGAATAGGGAAAAACTTTTGGGATACAAAACATTTTAACAACCTAAACCATAATGCTTTTTTGTTTGAGCATGGTGTCTATTGCTTACACATAACATACCAGGCAAGACCCTTACACAAGGGTTGGTTGACTAAACTCACCAGAACAGTTGCTATGTTGTTGGGGAAAACTTTTGCTGAAATTGCAAAAGAAGAAGTCATTGCAGCACTGAAGCCCAGAGCATCAACAGACCTTATGATAAAGCACAACGTAATAAAAGTAGCTCCCTCAGGAACTCTGTCGAGTAAGCTGCAAAACAAGAAGAGGAAAAGTTTTAGATTAAAATATGTATTTGTCCAAGTTCAGTAAAATGTTGAGGAGGGCACTTAGCAATGTGCTTTGGCTAGTGTCTGTTGATGGATAACTCACTCACCCAAAGAGAATGGTGCACCCCGATGATACGAATAAGCCTGAAATTAGCATGACCTTTGCCCCGATCTGGACAATCTGAAAGGACAGAGAGACGAGGCATGTGTTATGTGTGTGACAAGTCATGTTGCAAGCAGAGTAGTCTGATGACTAGACGTAGGATgtgtgcctcccaaatggcaccatgttccccatgagtctggtcaaaagtagtgcacgacatagggtgaatagggtgtcatttggtacATAGCCTAGTAATTCCAAATACTTACATATTTACCCAGTACTAAAGAGCCCATCAGATTGCACAGAGCATAGCAGCCAAATATAAGTCCGATGACAGTCTGACTGGCTCCTTTTTTCATGGCCTGTGTAGAGACAATACATACATAATGGTCCTGTACTATCGATACATTACAATAATCAAACATACAAATACTGCAAAAACCTTGCTGAAAAAGCTTCAGTTAAGATTGTGTACAAGAAGTGGTTTTCCTTTTGGAAGACAAGGGCATGTGCTTAACAAAATTGGGCAACAGTCATAACAGCTGACTTTATGAAACAGTCGTGACTCAAAGTGTTGTTTAGGTCAGTTTATCACTAGCCACAGTTTAATAATCTGGGGTGAGTTTCCCAAAAGCATAAAGATCAGCTCTAGCAATTTGATCACCATCGGTCAACTGGTAGGCAATAGACAAACAATGATATTCATGCCAAAGATGATCTGATGTTGTTGGAAAAGTCACCCATGAAAGTTTGTGCCATTACTTGAGTTTTTACTATACCTACCATAGGCTATCATTTCAGTCGTCATGACTTTATTACATTGGTTATGTCATTATTTTGAGACCATTATATAGCATAGGCCTTATAACAGAGATTTCAGTCAGTCACAAGAGACTATTCTCTGGTCACTGAAATGCATATGTCCACTGGACAGGCTATCACCTGACCTGTGTTGATGTGTGAGTGTCCATTGTATGGCACATTATTGCCCTCTGGGGCTTTTCTCAAGTCCAACACATGATACACATACAATCATTTAAACAATAATATAGTGATATCTTCCATCCAACCAAGAAAATTAAGAGTGAacttttacatttgtca of Salmo salar chromosome ssa01, Ssal_v3.1, whole genome shotgun sequence contains these proteins:
- the slc18b1 gene encoding MFS-type transporter SLC18B1, with translation MNDNNMDSDQVQQTDGSTSEESTSGPNQRMTRYQILTLISMASVNFSSMICYSILGPFFPNEAMKKGASQTVIGLIFGCYALCNLMGSLVLGKYIVQIGAKVMLISGLFVSSGCTILFGLLDRVPEGATFITLCFIIRSVDALGFSAAMTSSFAISAKVFPNNIATVLGSLEIFTGLGLILGPPIGGWLYQSFGYEVPFMALGCFLFLMVPFNIYILPSFAADPTKDSFFRLFTRLKIVLICFAIFTLSSGLGFLDATLSIYAIDKFDLSPGYVGLLLLGLSLPYCLASPLLGIVSDRFPSTRPWLMVLGGLSTATGFWFLGPVPILQIQSQLWLLVFMLGVIGFSLSMIAIPTFPEILNCAYENGFEEGLSTLGLVSGLFGAVWSIGMFCGPTLGGFTTQQLSFEWAASVQGGLAFLAAFFLGIYFLCQGARERRAPQIKRKIPSDERTRLLS